One region of Cydia pomonella isolate Wapato2018A chromosome 9, ilCydPomo1, whole genome shotgun sequence genomic DNA includes:
- the LOC133521244 gene encoding sorting nexin-13-like isoform X2, which yields MALRIGGWFGLISVIVIGLFGFGWYLTILSFLVSFLAGILTILYLNYDDKKIFNVDINCLDDPLQRTNYSIQSPKILELFKSNKPLPKFDQRITGSDTVDSFLNEIITIIINDYVTTWYGILTDDEEFTSHSIKKLVISTSVNVANRVKSVDWIHLLSTKFPEELTMHLKLFKQSRVRLKHIDLVAAKEVNGNGKPSPKKEEKKTHRRNKSDTDLSWPPDTQTFGKSKFYDSSEDISGKSLTDLFFDLETSIENRQLCRDAFCSDPKKEYALLCEVSEAVIYLVAPEEVWKCHALKVLLIDLLSSVVLRPVVALLSDPDNINRAIIRTCCRDAVLPSEQFLTVIRCCGDAEELDATLEMVQKDIQKLHSRDSAGEWELQDRQKLSSLQYLTRIIQARKATLGPQGTSSATEVKLSEEVIRSEKFLRAQENWRSQAQYTLDIELNETDSIQSSKLVIDKLRSSALEVCDTYLSPNRVSVLGLPENCYAELVRKINTEGEEFTNNPVICFDEVYKCVWDALQDDYSWQLYCMTNGEQDSAANSEIKKDDKDAKKYSGLDTLPVPGARHNRSRSDIVGNLAQKMISEGAGPSNLTSPNTSNMSLSHSNISQNAKNLTSPLQASIIETALMQDKGKTIGIYAIAVTRMSDNEKWHIYRRYSDFYDLHSSIKDKWPELGHLPFPAKKTFQNTSRAVLETRKRMLNNYLMNLANLAREARYMALWSPDYLGGFLSQEIQTGKTSNMFDALFVNSIKAGVRTLKNMPDQFANTVDGVMDGISKVFQSKGSDSCEDLRYGNSSDSQDEGDESAALRLLEEVLGIRGLWLRRKLLAPLRTLIADRVNKKVFDLVSSLTSPRNVVQYLKTFKQWLTSRNNPQGGNRDAATKARTRVAAKVALLAASSDELKHIVGSDAARRGLLTVFDLFQNEEINKRLIFVLLEATLANLFPDNEFPELFKKLYSNSPRVPASKKNVST from the exons ATGGCATTAAGAATTGGTGGGTGGTTTGGTTTAATTTCCGTGATAGTGATTGGGTTGTTTGGATTCGGATGGTATTTAACAATTCTTTCATTTTTGGTCTCATTTCTGGCAGg gATATTAACCATCCTGTACTTAAATTATGACGACAAGAAAATCTTCAATGTAGACATAAATTGCCTGGATGACCCACTGCAACGAACAAATTACTCCATTCAGTCCCCAAAG ATACTAGAACTATTCAAATCAAACAAACCTTTGCCAAAATTTGACCAACGCATTACTGGCAGTGATACAGTGGACTCCTTCCTGAATGAAATCATCACAATAATCATAAATGACTATGTGACCACTTGGTATGGCATATTGACTGATGACGAAGAGTTCACGAgtcattcaataaaaaaattggtgATTTCTACTAGTGTGAATGTAGCCAATAG AGTAAAAAGCGTGGACTGGATCCACCTCCTCTCGACAAAATTTCCTGAGGAGCTTACAATGCACCTAAAACTATTCAAACAGTCGAGAGTGAGGTTGAAGCACATAGATCTAGTAGCCGCTAAAGAGGTAAACGGCAACGGCAAACCCAGTCCAAAGAAGGAGGAAAAGAAGACGCATAGGAGGAATAAGAGTGACACAGATTTGTCCTGGCCCCCAG atactCAAACATTTGGGAAGTCCAAGTTTTACGATAGCTCCGAAGATATCAGTGGGAAATCATTAACTGACTTGTTCTTCGATTTGGAAACTTCAATAGAGAACCGACAGCTCTGCCgcgacgctttttgcagcgaTCCTAAAAAGGAATATg CATTACTATGCGAAGTGTCCGAAGCTGTGATTTACCTGGTGGCCCCTGAGGAAGTGTGGAAATGCCACGCCTTGAAGGTGTTACTCATTGATCTACTGTCCTCGGTGGTTCTGCGACCTGTGGTGGCGCTGCTTAGCGATCCGGACAACATCAACAGAGCCATTATTAGGACG TGTTGTCGCGATGCGGTTCTGCCGTCAGAGCAGTTCCTCACGGTGATACGGTGCTGCGGCGACGCCGAGGAACTAGATGCCACGCTGGAAATGGTGCAGAAAGACATACAGAAACTT CATTCGAGAGATAGTGCTGGAGAATGGGAGCTGCAAGATCGACAGAAGCTGTCCTCACTGCAATATCTTACTAGGATCATACAAGCCCGGAAAGCCACATTAGGTCCTCAAG gAACCAGCAGCGCCACAGAAGTGAAATTGTCTGAAGAAGTTATTAGATCCGAGAAGTTTCTGCGGGCGCAAGAGAACTGGAGGTCCCAAGCTCAGTACACACTAGACATAGAACTCAATGAAACAG atTCGATACAGTCTTCTAAACTAGTGATCGACAAGCTTCGGTCATCCGCCTTAGAAGTTTGTGACACGTACTTATCTCCGAACCGAGTGAGCGTGTTGGGTCTCCCGGAGAACTGTTATGCGGAATTGGTTAGGAAAATCAATACGGAAGGAGAGGAGTTTACGAACAACCCTGTTATATGCTTCGATGAGGTGTACAAATGTGTTTGGGATGCTCTTCAG gacgATTATTCGTGGCAATTGTATTGCATGACGAATGGAGAACAAGACTCAGCTGCTAACAG tgaAATCAAAAAAGATGACAAAGACGCCAAGAAATATAGCG GATTAGATACTTTACCAGTGCCTGGAGCAAGACATAACCGATCCCGGTCCGATATTGTGGGGAATTTGGCGCAAAAAATGATCAGCGAAGGTGCAG GACCGTCAAATTTGACTTCTCCCAACACAAGTAACATGTCGCTGTCTCACTCAAACATCAGCCAAAACGCGAAGAATCTCACATCTCCATTGCAAGCGTCAATCATCGAAacag CTCTGATGCAAGACAAAGGGAAGACAATTGGAATCTACGCTATAGCAGTGACGAGAATGTCAGATAATGAAAAATGGCACATTTATAGGAGATACAgcgacttttatgacttacattCATCAATTAAAGATAAG TGGCCGGAATTAGGCCATCTCCCTTTCCCGGCGAAGAAGACGTTTCAGAACACCTCCCGCGCCGTCCTAGAAACTAGAAAACGGATGCTTAACAACTATCTGATGAACTTAGCGAACCTCGCTAGGGAGGCGCGATATATGGCTCTCTGGTCACCAGATTATCTAGGAGGGTTCCTAAGCCAGGAGATACAGACTGGGAAGACTAGTAATATG TTCGATGCCCTGTTTGTAAATTCAATAAAGGCTGGCGTAAGGACCTTGAAGAACATGCCTGACCAGTTTGCTAACACAGTGGACGGAGTTATGGATG GTATTTCGAAAGTATTCCAAAGCAAAGGAAGCGACAGTTGCGAGGATCTCAGATACGGGAATTCCTCGGATAGTCAAGAT GAGGGCGACGAGAGCGCAGCGCTGCGCCTGCTAGAAGAGGTGTTAGGAATACGCGGGCTGTGGCTGCGGAGGAAACTGCTCGCGCCCTTGCGCACACTTATTGCAGACCGAGTCAACAA AAAGGTGTTTGATTTAGTCTCTTCGCTGACTTCGCCCCGGAACGTCGTTCAATATCTTAAGACATTTAA acAATGGCTCACGAGTCGCAACAACCCGCAGGGCGGTAACCGCGATGCGGCCACTAAGGCTAGGACCAGAGTTGCCGCCAAAGTCGCCCTGTTAGCTGCTTCATCAG ATGAGCTGAAACACATTGTCGGGTCAGACGCGGCCAGACGGGGTCTACTTACAGTCTTCGATCTGTTCCAAAATGAAGAGATCAACAAGAGGCTTATCTTCGTGTTACTGGAAG CTACTCTGGCGAACTTGTTCCCAGACAACGAATTCCCAGAACTATTCAAGAAACTATACTCTAATTCGCCGAGAGTGCCTGCGTCTAAGAAAAATGTTAGTACTTAG
- the LOC133521244 gene encoding sorting nexin-13-like isoform X1, with amino-acid sequence MALRIGGWFGLISVIVIGLFGFGWYLTILSFLVSFLAGILTILYLNYDDKKIFNVDINCLDDPLQRTNYSIQSPKILELFKSNKPLPKFDQRITGSDTVDSFLNEIITIIINDYVTTWYGILTDDEEFTSHSIKKLVISTSVNVANRVKSVDWIHLLSTKFPEELTMHLKLFKQSRVRLKHIDLVAAKEVNGNGKPSPKKEEKKTHRRNKSDTDLSWPPDTQTFGKSKFYDSSEDISGKSLTDLFFDLETSIENRQLCRDAFCSDPKKEYALLCEVSEAVIYLVAPEEVWKCHALKVLLIDLLSSVVLRPVVALLSDPDNINRAIIRTCCRDAVLPSEQFLTVIRCCGDAEELDATLEMVQKDIQKLHSRDSAGEWELQDRQKLSSLQYLTRIIQARKATLGPQGTSSATEVKLSEEVIRSEKFLRAQENWRSQAQYTLDIELNETVTLFRRMSTLSNRDSIQSSKLVIDKLRSSALEVCDTYLSPNRVSVLGLPENCYAELVRKINTEGEEFTNNPVICFDEVYKCVWDALQDDYSWQLYCMTNGEQDSAANSEIKKDDKDAKKYSGLDTLPVPGARHNRSRSDIVGNLAQKMISEGAGPSNLTSPNTSNMSLSHSNISQNAKNLTSPLQASIIETALMQDKGKTIGIYAIAVTRMSDNEKWHIYRRYSDFYDLHSSIKDKWPELGHLPFPAKKTFQNTSRAVLETRKRMLNNYLMNLANLAREARYMALWSPDYLGGFLSQEIQTGKTSNMFDALFVNSIKAGVRTLKNMPDQFANTVDGVMDGISKVFQSKGSDSCEDLRYGNSSDSQDEGDESAALRLLEEVLGIRGLWLRRKLLAPLRTLIADRVNKKVFDLVSSLTSPRNVVQYLKTFKQWLTSRNNPQGGNRDAATKARTRVAAKVALLAASSDELKHIVGSDAARRGLLTVFDLFQNEEINKRLIFVLLEATLANLFPDNEFPELFKKLYSNSPRVPASKKNVST; translated from the exons ATGGCATTAAGAATTGGTGGGTGGTTTGGTTTAATTTCCGTGATAGTGATTGGGTTGTTTGGATTCGGATGGTATTTAACAATTCTTTCATTTTTGGTCTCATTTCTGGCAGg gATATTAACCATCCTGTACTTAAATTATGACGACAAGAAAATCTTCAATGTAGACATAAATTGCCTGGATGACCCACTGCAACGAACAAATTACTCCATTCAGTCCCCAAAG ATACTAGAACTATTCAAATCAAACAAACCTTTGCCAAAATTTGACCAACGCATTACTGGCAGTGATACAGTGGACTCCTTCCTGAATGAAATCATCACAATAATCATAAATGACTATGTGACCACTTGGTATGGCATATTGACTGATGACGAAGAGTTCACGAgtcattcaataaaaaaattggtgATTTCTACTAGTGTGAATGTAGCCAATAG AGTAAAAAGCGTGGACTGGATCCACCTCCTCTCGACAAAATTTCCTGAGGAGCTTACAATGCACCTAAAACTATTCAAACAGTCGAGAGTGAGGTTGAAGCACATAGATCTAGTAGCCGCTAAAGAGGTAAACGGCAACGGCAAACCCAGTCCAAAGAAGGAGGAAAAGAAGACGCATAGGAGGAATAAGAGTGACACAGATTTGTCCTGGCCCCCAG atactCAAACATTTGGGAAGTCCAAGTTTTACGATAGCTCCGAAGATATCAGTGGGAAATCATTAACTGACTTGTTCTTCGATTTGGAAACTTCAATAGAGAACCGACAGCTCTGCCgcgacgctttttgcagcgaTCCTAAAAAGGAATATg CATTACTATGCGAAGTGTCCGAAGCTGTGATTTACCTGGTGGCCCCTGAGGAAGTGTGGAAATGCCACGCCTTGAAGGTGTTACTCATTGATCTACTGTCCTCGGTGGTTCTGCGACCTGTGGTGGCGCTGCTTAGCGATCCGGACAACATCAACAGAGCCATTATTAGGACG TGTTGTCGCGATGCGGTTCTGCCGTCAGAGCAGTTCCTCACGGTGATACGGTGCTGCGGCGACGCCGAGGAACTAGATGCCACGCTGGAAATGGTGCAGAAAGACATACAGAAACTT CATTCGAGAGATAGTGCTGGAGAATGGGAGCTGCAAGATCGACAGAAGCTGTCCTCACTGCAATATCTTACTAGGATCATACAAGCCCGGAAAGCCACATTAGGTCCTCAAG gAACCAGCAGCGCCACAGAAGTGAAATTGTCTGAAGAAGTTATTAGATCCGAGAAGTTTCTGCGGGCGCAAGAGAACTGGAGGTCCCAAGCTCAGTACACACTAGACATAGAACTCAATGAAACAG TGACTCTATTTCGGAGGATGTCAACATTATCAAACAGAG atTCGATACAGTCTTCTAAACTAGTGATCGACAAGCTTCGGTCATCCGCCTTAGAAGTTTGTGACACGTACTTATCTCCGAACCGAGTGAGCGTGTTGGGTCTCCCGGAGAACTGTTATGCGGAATTGGTTAGGAAAATCAATACGGAAGGAGAGGAGTTTACGAACAACCCTGTTATATGCTTCGATGAGGTGTACAAATGTGTTTGGGATGCTCTTCAG gacgATTATTCGTGGCAATTGTATTGCATGACGAATGGAGAACAAGACTCAGCTGCTAACAG tgaAATCAAAAAAGATGACAAAGACGCCAAGAAATATAGCG GATTAGATACTTTACCAGTGCCTGGAGCAAGACATAACCGATCCCGGTCCGATATTGTGGGGAATTTGGCGCAAAAAATGATCAGCGAAGGTGCAG GACCGTCAAATTTGACTTCTCCCAACACAAGTAACATGTCGCTGTCTCACTCAAACATCAGCCAAAACGCGAAGAATCTCACATCTCCATTGCAAGCGTCAATCATCGAAacag CTCTGATGCAAGACAAAGGGAAGACAATTGGAATCTACGCTATAGCAGTGACGAGAATGTCAGATAATGAAAAATGGCACATTTATAGGAGATACAgcgacttttatgacttacattCATCAATTAAAGATAAG TGGCCGGAATTAGGCCATCTCCCTTTCCCGGCGAAGAAGACGTTTCAGAACACCTCCCGCGCCGTCCTAGAAACTAGAAAACGGATGCTTAACAACTATCTGATGAACTTAGCGAACCTCGCTAGGGAGGCGCGATATATGGCTCTCTGGTCACCAGATTATCTAGGAGGGTTCCTAAGCCAGGAGATACAGACTGGGAAGACTAGTAATATG TTCGATGCCCTGTTTGTAAATTCAATAAAGGCTGGCGTAAGGACCTTGAAGAACATGCCTGACCAGTTTGCTAACACAGTGGACGGAGTTATGGATG GTATTTCGAAAGTATTCCAAAGCAAAGGAAGCGACAGTTGCGAGGATCTCAGATACGGGAATTCCTCGGATAGTCAAGAT GAGGGCGACGAGAGCGCAGCGCTGCGCCTGCTAGAAGAGGTGTTAGGAATACGCGGGCTGTGGCTGCGGAGGAAACTGCTCGCGCCCTTGCGCACACTTATTGCAGACCGAGTCAACAA AAAGGTGTTTGATTTAGTCTCTTCGCTGACTTCGCCCCGGAACGTCGTTCAATATCTTAAGACATTTAA acAATGGCTCACGAGTCGCAACAACCCGCAGGGCGGTAACCGCGATGCGGCCACTAAGGCTAGGACCAGAGTTGCCGCCAAAGTCGCCCTGTTAGCTGCTTCATCAG ATGAGCTGAAACACATTGTCGGGTCAGACGCGGCCAGACGGGGTCTACTTACAGTCTTCGATCTGTTCCAAAATGAAGAGATCAACAAGAGGCTTATCTTCGTGTTACTGGAAG CTACTCTGGCGAACTTGTTCCCAGACAACGAATTCCCAGAACTATTCAAGAAACTATACTCTAATTCGCCGAGAGTGCCTGCGTCTAAGAAAAATGTTAGTACTTAG